Genomic DNA from Deltaproteobacteria bacterium:
CATGGCCCGGCTCGCTGTAGACGTTGATGAAGCCTTCGTTTTGCCGGATTATGCCGTAAACCGTGGCCAGGCCCAGGCCGGTGCCCTGGCCCACGTCCTTGGTGGTGAAAAAAGGCTCGAAAATGTGGAGCTTTGTTTCCTTATCCATGCCGCAGCCGTTGTCGCTTACGGTTAACATAACGAATTCGCCGCAAAGAAACCCTGCGTTTTGCGTGCAATAGGCCTCATCGAAATGAATTTTTCCCGTTTCTATGGTTACCCTGCCTATGCCGTTTATGGCGTCGCGGGCGTTGACGCACAGGTTGGCCAATATCTGGTCGATCTGCGACGGATCGATTTTCACCTGCCAAAGACTCGCTTGCGGCAGCCATGCGAGGTCTATGTTTTCTCCGATCAGCCGCCGGAGCATTTTGAGCGTACCCTCCACGGTCTCGTTGAGATCAAGCACCTTGGGGGCCACCGTCTGCTTGCGGGCAAAGGCGAGCAGCTGCCGGGTGAGGTCGGCGGAGCGTTCGGCGGCCTTGCGGATTTCAATAAGATCGGCAAAGAGGGGTTGCGTTGGGTCCACCTGCTCCATGGCCATTTCCGTGTGGCCAAGTATCACGCCCAGCATGTTGTTGAAATCGTGGGCCACCCCGCCGGCCAGCCGGCCCACCGATTCCATCTTCTGGGCCTGCTGGAACTGGCTTTCGAGTTTGGCCCTTTCCTCCCCGGCCCGCTTGTGTTCGGTGATATCGAGGCAATGGCCTATGTAGCCGATGAACTCGCCACGGCTGTCGTAGCGCGGGCAGCCGTCATCGAGCAGCCACCGGAATTCGCCGTCGCGCCGCCGCAGACGGTACTCCATGGAAAATTTTTCCCGCCGGTCAAACGCGCCGGTATAAATATCCAGGCATTTTTCAAGGTCATCGGGATGAACGCCTTCGGCCCACCCGTTTCCCATTTCCTGGTCAATGGTCCGCCCGGTGAAATCAAGCCATACGGTGTTGAAATAATTGCAGAGCTTATCCGTGCCAGCAGTCCAGACAAGAGCCTGGCCGGAATTGGCCAGGGTTCTGTAATTCTGCTCGTTTTCCCTTAATAATTCTTCAGCCTGCTTGCGTGTGGTTATGTCTCTCATAATGACGCGGCACAGGGTTTTCTCGCCCTCGGCCTGGCCGGCGGTGGACGCCAGATGCGACCAGAATGTCGATACGTCATTTTTCAGCAACCTAAGTATATATATATAACAAGCAGTTCGTGCATCGCCAGCCGGGCTTCTTCAGGCGACATGGCATCCACCGTTTCCGGCGATTGGGCCGCGTTTTTAAGGGCCATCTCTTCGGCCCGCCTGCGAAGAAGAACTGCGTCATCGGGGCTGCTGTCATTGCCTGTCATGGTTAATTTCCTTAATCCATCTATCCAAGATATCGAGTATGGTTCTTTGCCTGCCGGTTCCGTTTCATCCAACCGGGCCATTATCCTCTATCCAGCCTTGTTGATGCCGGTGATGTCGATTCCAGCGCCAGCAAGAAAGGTCTGTCCGGCAAGTTCCATCTTTACAAGGCTTATGACAAAAGGAATCGAACGTCCGTTTTTGGTCAACAGGGACGATGAAAAGGTATGCTGTCCGTTTTTCATTACAGCTTCCACAGCGTCAAGGACCGTTGCCTTGTCTTCGGGCATGTGCCATTCGAAAAGCGAGCGGCCTTTCATCTCTTCGGGGCTGAATCCCAAAAGGGCCGCATAATTACTGTTCCAACGGACAAGACGAAGCGCGGGGTGGGAGCAAAGAAAAAAAATGCCCGGAAGATGCGTCAGAAGTTTTTTGGAGAGCTGCTGCTCGCGCAACAATTCATCTTCGGCGTGCTTGCGTTTGGTGAAGTCCCGTATGACAAGGCGGCATACCGGTTCGCCGCCCTCGTCCCGCGCAAGGGCTGCGGAAAGATGCGCCCAGAACAGCACTCCGTCATTGTTGAACATACGAAGTTCGCAGGTTTGGGGGCTGCCTGTCTTGAAAAGCTCTTTGCGGTGAAGATAGTAGGCGTCCTGATCGTCCTTATAGACGAACCGGGTCAGGGGCTTTCTCACAAGGGCGACGCGGGTCATCCCCAGCATGGTGGCTGCGGTGAGGTTGGTTTCCAGTATCAGCCCTTTTTCGCTGACGGAAACATAACCCACCGGCGCAAGATCGTAGAGATCGAAATAGTGCATCCGGGCTGTGTCCAGTTTTTCCTGGGTGCGGCGCAGCTCGTCGTTCAGCATCTCTATCTCTATCTGATGAAGCCGCAGTTCGTGGATGGTCCGCCGGGCTTCTTCGAAAGACATGGCTTCAGACTTGTCCTCATCGGCCGCCGCTTTTTTCCGGGGAGTATTCCCGGCGCGCCGCCGCGTTTTGGATGCGGAATCGGTTTTTTCATCCTTGCCGGTCATGGTGGGCTTCCTTTATTTCAAAAATGCCGCATGGTCCGAAAAAGGCCCTTGCGTTAATGCTGATACCCCTATCGACCTTGAAAAACGTCAAACGTCTTCTTCGGCTTCGGCTTCGGCTTCGACTTCGACTTCGGAAACAATATCCCTCCAGATTCGCGGCAGCTCGAACCAGAAGGAGCTTCCTTTTCCAACCTCGCTTGCAAGGCCGATAATGCCGCCGTGGGCTTCTATGGCCAACCTGCAAAACGTGAGGCCAAGACCTGTGGAAGAGTCTCCGTCCTGTTTTCGCATTCCCAGCTGGAAGAACTTGTCGAATACCTTGCCACGATATTCCAGAGGGATACCGGGGCCGTTATCATTGACTGAAACGAGCAGGCCGCCTTCCACCGTGTTGTTGATGCCAATTTTGATGGCGCCCGACTCGTTGTCGGTGAACTTTATGGCGTTGCTTATGAGATTTTGAAGCACCCGCCGAATCAGGTTTTCGTCGCACTGGATGTCATCCATTTCAACGGGTGACGTTAAGGTGAGCTTGCGCTGGCCTATGATGGGCTGAACCATGCGGATTATTTCGCCAGCCAGAATCTTTAGATCAACTTTCGAAAACTCGAGCTTCATCTGCCCCGCCTCCAGCCTGCTTACGTCCAGGAGGGAGGAGACCATCGCCATAAGCGCATTGGCGGAGTTCAAGGCTTCGCTCATGTAAAGGGCGGCATCGGGCGGCAAAAGCTCCGACATGGACATCTCCAGGTTGCCGATGACGACCGTCAGGGGCGAGCGCATGTCGTGGACGATCATGTGCACCAGATTGTCCCGAAGGCTTTCAAGGTCTCTTAGTTTGTCGTAGGCCTCATGCAGTTCGCGTCTTTTGCGGTTAAGTTCCAGGTGAGACTTCACGCGGGCGTGAACCTCCTCGAAATGGATGGGCTTGGTGACGTAATCCGCGCATCCCATGGAAAAGGCCTTGACCTTGTCGCTGGTTTCAATCATGGCGCTTATGAAGATGACCGGTATCTCCCGAAGCGCCGGATCGGCCTTAAGTTGCCGGCAGACATCGAAGCCGTTCATCTCCGGCATTTCCGCGTCGAGCAAAATGAGATCGGGCGGGCTGTTTGACGCAGCTTCCAATGCCACGGAGCCGCGGGTAAAGGTAACAACGCTGTAGCCTTGCGACTGAAGCATTTTTTCCATAAGCTTCAGATTGGCCGGATTGTCATCCACCACCATTATGGCTGCTTGGCTCAAGCTCATCGGAAGATACTCCTTGTCTTTGAATAGTCGGTAAAAGCTGGTAAGGCGCATGAAAACAAGGTTCAGTCTGCTGCGCCGTCATTTGATAAATAGTCATGTTTTTCAGGAGCATCGCCCATTGTCCCCGCCGGGCGCTCCGTTGTGGCAATGGCGTACATCAGCCCTGCTTCATTAAGAAGAGCCGTGGATGTCATCCAAACTTCCAGCACGGAGCCATCCCTGGCGACCCTCTGGGTTCGGTAAGGCGTCAGTATTTCTGATCTGCTTAACTGCTGCGTCTTTGACAGGGCTTCTTCGCGCATATTTTTCGGAATAATCTCGCCGATGTTCATTAGAAGGGCTTCGGCTTCACTGAAGCCGTATATCCTTTGCGCCGCAGGATTCCAGGCCAGGATGCGGCCGTCCATATCCTGGACCGTCATGGCGTCCTGGGAATCGCGCGCCGCCACAGCCAAACGGGCTATGGCATTGGCCTTTGCCAGCTCCTCGCGGGTCTTCTGCATCTCGGTGATGTCGAAAAAGGTGATTACCGCGCCCTCTATCACGTTTTCCAGGGTGCGGTAGGGCATGATGCGCATGGAGTACCATTTGCCATCGGTGGTCTTTACTTCCACCTCTTTGGGAACCAGGGAATCCAGAACCGCCTGGGCGTCGGCCACAAGGCTGTCATACCCCAAAAGGTTCGAGACAATGTGGCCCACGGGCCTGCCTACGTCGCTCAAGATAAGGTTTATGATCCGGGTCGCGGCGGGTGTGAAGCGCAGGATTCGAAGTGCGTGGTCGATAAATACGGTGGCTATGCTGGTTCCGGCCAGAAGGTTGTTCATGTCGTTGTTGGCCCGGGACAGGTCCGCCACCTTGGTCTGCAGTTCGGAGTTGACCGTGGCCAGCTCCTCGTTCACCGACTGCAGTTCCTCCTTGGATGTCTCAAGCTCCTCGTTGGTGGATTGCAGTTCCTCGTTCACGGACTGCATTTCCTCGTTTGAGGATTTCAGCTCTTCGTTGGTGGTCTCCAGTTCCTCGTTGGCGGCCTGCAGGTACTCTTCCTTGGCCCTCAGCTCCTGCATGAGAGATGCGATGTGCCGGTCGGTGTCCGATGCCTCGCTATTGCCCGCCGATGCCTGACAAACGCCCGACGCGTCCGGCGTCGGTGGCGCCTCCTCAAGAATGACAAGGTACAACGGGGCCTCGGAACTGACTGCGGGGCCTGCCTCAACCGGTCGGATTGTAAGGTTTACTATGGTGAAATCGCCGTTGGTTTTGACCTTGAGGCCACTAACCCGAACGATCTCCTTTGTTCCGGCGGCCTTGTGCAGGGCCGTGGAAAGATCGCGCCGCAAGCCTTCCCTGGCCATCTTGAGGATGTTGTTGATGCCGGTCTCCCCGGGGGCAGGTTCAAGATACAAACCCGTGCGGCCATGAAGGTAAAGAATGTCGCCCTGGCTGTTCACTAGCGCGCCGGCAGGAGCCACCTGCTTTAAAAGCGCCTGCTCGGTAAGCTCCCGCAAGGGCATTTTTACCGGAAAGGCGGACTTTGCCGGAATTTTATGATGCGCCCCGTCCCGCGCTGCGGCCGGCGGAAGAAAGCGGCCAAGGGCTGCGCGCTGGGCCCCGTGAAAGTCGTCCTTGCGCTGATAAAGCTTTGCCTTCCGGTCAATCGTTGAAAAAAGATCTGCGTACTCACCCACGGTTTCCGAGGTGCCCAAGAAAAGATACCCGCTACGGTTCAAGGCATAATGGTAAACGGGTATTACCTTCTTCTGCAAATCACCGCCCATATAGATGAGCAAATTGCGGCAACTGATCAGGTCGAGCTTGGAAAATGGCGGGTCCTTGATAACGTCGTGCTCGGAAAAGACAAGCATGTCGCGGATGTTTTTGTGAATGCGGTAGGCGCTGCCACCGGACTCCACCGTAAAAAAGCGGGCAAGCCTCTCCGGCGTTATGTCTGCGGCGATGCTTGCCGGATAAAGTCCGGGCCGGGCCGTGGCTATGGCCTGGCTGTCAATGTCCGTGGCAAACACCTGCACCTTGTATGCAAGTTTCACATCCTCCATCCGCTCCTTCAAAAGGATTGCGATGGAATAGGCCTCCTCGCCGGTGGAGCATCCGGGCGACCACACCCGGATCACGCCGTCTGCTGATTTGCCTTCAAAAAGCCTTGGGATGACCTGTTCCTCTAATGCTTTGAAGGCTTCGGGATCGCGGAAAAAACTGGTGACTCCTATAAGAAGGTCCCGGAAAAGCGCCTCGACCTCGGCTGGCGTCTGCTGCAGGTATTTGACGTACCCGTCGATGTTTTCGATCTGATGCACCGCCATGCGCCTTTCTATCCGGCGATTGATGGTGCTGGGCTTGTAGAGGGAAAAATCGTGGCCGGTCTGGGCCCGCAGCAGGATGAAGATTC
This window encodes:
- a CDS encoding PAS domain-containing protein → MAKPKKGKKSKPDEIPASAPTESKEAEAKESGGFPIVGIGASAGGLAAFEAFFSAMPVDTDPGMAFVLVQHLAPDHKSILTELIRRYTRMQVFEVEDGMKVNPNCAYIIPPNRDMAFLNGALELMEPSAPRGQRLPIDFFFRSLAQDQRERAICIVLSGTGSDGTQGVRAIKGEGGMVMAQNPESTEYDGMPRSAIATGLVDYVLPPAEMPSQLVAYSAHAFSHPPRAASLPEPKSHNALKRIFILLRAQTGHDFSLYKPSTINRRIERRMAVHQIENIDGYVKYLQQTPAEVEALFRDLLIGVTSFFRDPEAFKALEEQVIPRLFEGKSADGVIRVWSPGCSTGEEAYSIAILLKERMEDVKLAYKVQVFATDIDSQAIATARPGLYPASIAADITPERLARFFTVESGGSAYRIHKNIRDMLVFSEHDVIKDPPFSKLDLISCRNLLIYMGGDLQKKVIPVYHYALNRSGYLFLGTSETVGEYADLFSTIDRKAKLYQRKDDFHGAQRAALGRFLPPAAARDGAHHKIPAKSAFPVKMPLRELTEQALLKQVAPAGALVNSQGDILYLHGRTGLYLEPAPGETGINNILKMAREGLRRDLSTALHKAAGTKEIVRVSGLKVKTNGDFTIVNLTIRPVEAGPAVSSEAPLYLVILEEAPPTPDASGVCQASAGNSEASDTDRHIASLMQELRAKEEYLQAANEELETTNEELKSSNEEMQSVNEELQSTNEELETSKEELQSVNEELATVNSELQTKVADLSRANNDMNNLLAGTSIATVFIDHALRILRFTPAATRIINLILSDVGRPVGHIVSNLLGYDSLVADAQAVLDSLVPKEVEVKTTDGKWYSMRIMPYRTLENVIEGAVITFFDITEMQKTREELAKANAIARLAVAARDSQDAMTVQDMDGRILAWNPAAQRIYGFSEAEALLMNIGEIIPKNMREEALSKTQQLSRSEILTPYRTQRVARDGSVLEVWMTSTALLNEAGLMYAIATTERPAGTMGDAPEKHDYLSNDGAAD
- a CDS encoding PAS domain S-box protein, with the protein product MTGKDEKTDSASKTRRRAGNTPRKKAAADEDKSEAMSFEEARRTIHELRLHQIEIEMLNDELRRTQEKLDTARMHYFDLYDLAPVGYVSVSEKGLILETNLTAATMLGMTRVALVRKPLTRFVYKDDQDAYYLHRKELFKTGSPQTCELRMFNNDGVLFWAHLSAALARDEGGEPVCRLVIRDFTKRKHAEDELLREQQLSKKLLTHLPGIFFLCSHPALRLVRWNSNYAALLGFSPEEMKGRSLFEWHMPEDKATVLDAVEAVMKNGQHTFSSSLLTKNGRSIPFVISLVKMELAGQTFLAGAGIDITGINKAG
- a CDS encoding response regulator; this translates as MRDITTRKQAEELLRENEQNYRTLANSGQALVWTAGTDKLCNYFNTVWLDFTGRTIDQEMGNGWAEGVHPDDLEKCLDIYTGAFDRREKFSMEYRLRRRDGEFRWLLDDGCPRYDSRGEFIGYIGHCLDITEHKRAGEERAKLESQFQQAQKMESVGRLAGGVAHDFNNMLGVILGHTEMAMEQVDPTQPLFADLIEIRKAAERSADLTRQLLAFARKQTVAPKVLDLNETVEGTLKMLRRLIGENIDLAWLPQASLWQVKIDPSQIDQILANLCVNARDAINGIGRVTIETGKIHFDEAYCTQNAGFLCGEFVMLTVSDNGCGMDKETKLHIFEPFFTTKDVGQGTGLGLATVYGIIRQNEGFINVYSEPGHGTIFRIYLPRYTGKASQVQKEVPSIPAQRGQETILLVEDEPGILKITSMMLKNQGYSVIEAGTPGEAIRLAREHAGEIHLVLTDVVMPEMNGRDLARNLMSLYPDIRCMFMSGYTADIIANQGIIEEGVNFIQKPFTLKDLSAAVRKALDKN
- a CDS encoding hybrid sensor histidine kinase/response regulator, producing the protein MSLSQAAIMVVDDNPANLKLMEKMLQSQGYSVVTFTRGSVALEAASNSPPDLILLDAEMPEMNGFDVCRQLKADPALREIPVIFISAMIETSDKVKAFSMGCADYVTKPIHFEEVHARVKSHLELNRKRRELHEAYDKLRDLESLRDNLVHMIVHDMRSPLTVVIGNLEMSMSELLPPDAALYMSEALNSANALMAMVSSLLDVSRLEAGQMKLEFSKVDLKILAGEIIRMVQPIIGQRKLTLTSPVEMDDIQCDENLIRRVLQNLISNAIKFTDNESGAIKIGINNTVEGGLLVSVNDNGPGIPLEYRGKVFDKFFQLGMRKQDGDSSTGLGLTFCRLAIEAHGGIIGLASEVGKGSSFWFELPRIWRDIVSEVEVEAEAEAEEDV